One genomic region from Leptospirales bacterium encodes:
- a CDS encoding sulfatase-like hydrolase/transferase: MAIKKTAFWIAAAWLLLIFHRLLFLVIYYQPNPWQQIVEQWLFGLRFDLATIPVIAPILLILPLYHLARAEPRLAPLLRLLEFGQWILLGFVHLILIGSAFNFSVNDKHLGWEFYAYFTDLPTLLASVEESNPWLFSTFLLQIPLWLALGVWLVLRRGGWLPAHRAAQPVGTMRPAAAFALHLAATLPLLLVALRGGWQESPLRPPDAMRKENVYLNNLPLNGAFTVSRDSRDREEEFRNFDEQQNIERVQSLIDRPQAFVSARFPALRYMPANAAAQNRPNFVFLILESYTARYLQEHGGDPRTAPNLQKLIEGGRYYRRFFSTGGRSANGIYAIFGGFPDRSSRTILRSTEIQDRLGGMGGLLGKLGYSSLFIYGGDLTFDNLDRFVPRAGFQRTISDRELHAAGLNAEGTAWGFDDRDTLQTLLQNMDRTPQPFLAALFTLNTHHPYLQPGPGEAIYDESTPQHLYLNSYHYSDRLIGQFFEEARKRPYFRNTIFILVADHAHHTDLSYLDDRHIPLLIYAPGRIAPARIEEVASQIDLLPSVLHLAGGGVYYSSMGRDLFAPPTQQSYAFYSGANVIGWIEGDYLLIRWPSVKKQTLLTARYPASDRDFSAQQPEILARYLENAQRYYQFARTLQQTNRLWPDAATLQELEAQRR, encoded by the coding sequence ATGGCGATAAAAAAAACGGCCTTCTGGATCGCTGCGGCGTGGCTGCTATTGATTTTCCACCGCCTCTTATTCCTGGTAATCTACTACCAGCCAAATCCCTGGCAGCAGATCGTCGAACAATGGCTCTTCGGTCTGCGCTTTGATCTGGCTACAATTCCGGTCATTGCGCCAATCCTGTTGATCCTGCCGCTCTACCATCTGGCGCGCGCCGAACCGCGACTGGCGCCACTGTTGCGTCTGCTCGAATTCGGGCAATGGATTCTGCTTGGCTTTGTCCATCTGATCCTGATTGGCAGCGCCTTCAATTTTTCGGTGAACGACAAGCACCTTGGCTGGGAATTTTACGCCTACTTCACTGATCTGCCCACGCTACTGGCCAGCGTCGAAGAAAGCAATCCCTGGCTCTTCTCAACTTTTCTTTTGCAAATTCCCTTGTGGCTGGCGCTCGGCGTCTGGCTGGTCCTGCGGCGCGGCGGCTGGCTGCCGGCGCATCGCGCGGCGCAGCCCGTCGGAACAATGCGACCGGCGGCTGCCTTCGCCCTGCACCTGGCGGCGACGCTGCCGCTGCTCCTGGTTGCCTTGCGCGGCGGATGGCAGGAAAGCCCTTTGCGCCCGCCGGATGCCATGCGCAAAGAAAATGTCTACCTGAACAATCTGCCGCTCAACGGCGCCTTCACTGTTTCGCGCGATTCCCGCGACCGTGAAGAGGAATTTCGCAATTTCGACGAACAGCAAAACATCGAACGCGTGCAATCATTGATCGATCGTCCTCAGGCCTTTGTCAGCGCCCGCTTTCCGGCGCTGCGTTACATGCCAGCCAATGCCGCTGCGCAAAATCGACCAAACTTCGTATTCCTGATTCTGGAAAGCTACACGGCGCGCTACTTGCAGGAGCATGGCGGCGATCCGCGCACTGCGCCAAATCTACAAAAGCTGATTGAGGGCGGCCGATACTACCGTCGTTTTTTTTCTACCGGCGGACGCAGCGCCAACGGCATTTATGCTATCTTTGGCGGATTCCCTGATCGCAGCAGCAGAACGATTTTACGTTCAACGGAAATCCAGGATCGTCTGGGCGGGATGGGCGGCCTGCTTGGCAAGCTGGGCTACAGCAGCCTTTTCATTTACGGCGGCGATCTGACTTTTGATAATCTGGATCGCTTTGTGCCGCGCGCCGGATTCCAGCGAACGATTAGCGATCGTGAGTTGCATGCTGCCGGGCTGAATGCCGAAGGAACGGCGTGGGGCTTCGATGACCGCGATACGCTGCAAACCCTGCTGCAGAACATGGATCGCACGCCACAGCCATTTCTGGCGGCGCTTTTTACCCTGAATACGCACCATCCCTACTTGCAACCTGGGCCGGGCGAAGCGATCTACGACGAGTCCACGCCGCAGCACCTTTATTTGAACAGCTATCACTACAGCGATCGTTTGATCGGCCAGTTCTTCGAAGAGGCGCGCAAGCGACCTTATTTTCGCAATACAATCTTTATCCTGGTCGCCGATCATGCGCATCATACGGACCTAAGTTATCTGGATGACCGTCATATCCCGCTGCTGATCTATGCGCCAGGACGGATCGCGCCGGCGCGCATCGAGGAGGTCGCTTCACAAATTGATCTTTTGCCCTCGGTCCTGCATCTGGCGGGCGGCGGCGTCTATTACTCCAGTATGGGTCGCGACCTGTTTGCGCCGCCGACGCAGCAAAGCTATGCATTCTACAGCGGCGCCAATGTCATCGGTTGGATCGAAGGCGACTATCTTTTGATTCGCTGGCCCTCCGTGAAGAAGCAGACGCTACTCACCGCTCGCTACCCGGCCTCGGACCGCGATTTCAGCGCACAGCAGCCGGAAATATTGGCGCGCTATCTGGAAAATGCGCAGCGCTACTACCAGTTTGCCCGCACACTGCAGCAAACCAATCGCCTCTGGCCCGATGCAGCGACCCTGCAGGAGCTGGAAGCTCAGCGCCGCTGA
- a CDS encoding EAL domain-containing protein has product MRARSHELVGFEALARWLDPSGKPRVSPAMFIPVAENMGLIADLGEQILERGLEMLQKLQRQGVLLQMSVNVSRRQLSDPFFIDRIKRAADRFGIDAERITLEVTESVAMLEVDFAIERLRALHHEGFALSIDDFGTGYSTLAQLHEMPVNELKIDMSFVRRIETYEGLQVVQAISNMGRALNMDVVAEGVESLNTIRRLEEIGINILQGDYFSKPLPPNEFLDYALAQRR; this is encoded by the coding sequence GTGCGGGCGCGATCGCACGAGCTGGTTGGATTTGAGGCGCTGGCTCGCTGGCTCGACCCCTCGGGCAAGCCGCGCGTGAGTCCGGCGATGTTTATCCCGGTTGCCGAAAATATGGGTCTGATTGCCGATCTGGGCGAGCAGATCCTGGAGCGCGGTCTGGAAATGCTGCAGAAGCTGCAACGACAGGGCGTGCTGTTGCAGATGTCGGTCAACGTATCGCGCCGTCAATTGAGCGATCCGTTTTTCATCGATCGCATCAAACGAGCAGCCGATCGCTTCGGCATCGACGCCGAGCGGATTACACTGGAAGTTACCGAAAGCGTCGCTATGCTGGAGGTGGACTTTGCCATCGAACGTTTACGCGCTTTGCATCACGAGGGCTTCGCGCTCTCCATCGATGATTTCGGCACCGGCTATTCCACTCTGGCGCAGCTGCATGAAATGCCCGTCAACGAACTGAAGATCGATATGTCCTTTGTGCGTCGGATCGAAACCTATGAGGGGCTTCAAGTAGTGCAGGCAATCTCCAATATGGGTCGTGCGTTGAATATGGATGTCGTCGCTGAAGGCGTCGAGTCGCTGAATACCATTCGGCGATTGGAAGAGATCGGGATCAATATCCTGCAGGGCGACTATTTCAGTAAGCCGCTGCCGCCGAATGAGTTCCTGGATTACGCGCTGGCTCAGCGGCGCTGA
- a CDS encoding superoxide dismutase translates to MALALPELPYAKNALEPHISANTLDFHHGKHHNAYVVNGNKLLEGTDLAGRDVEFIVKAAWEKKNQGLFNNAAQVWNHTFFWNSMKPNGGGAPSGAIGERIKADFGSVEKFAEEFKNAAVTQFGSGWAWLIEDGGKLSVMKTPNAENPMVHGKKALLTVDVWEHAYYLDYQNRRPDFVQTFIDKLINWDFVNLNLK, encoded by the coding sequence ATGGCGCTCGCGCTACCTGAATTACCCTACGCTAAGAACGCACTGGAACCGCACATCTCAGCCAACACCCTGGATTTTCATCACGGCAAACATCACAACGCTTACGTGGTCAATGGCAATAAACTGCTGGAAGGAACCGATCTGGCAGGCCGTGACGTGGAGTTCATTGTAAAAGCAGCCTGGGAAAAGAAAAATCAGGGCCTATTCAACAATGCTGCACAGGTCTGGAATCACACCTTCTTCTGGAACAGCATGAAGCCGAACGGCGGCGGCGCGCCCAGCGGCGCTATTGGCGAGCGCATCAAGGCCGACTTTGGCAGCGTCGAGAAGTTTGCCGAAGAGTTTAAGAATGCCGCAGTCACTCAATTTGGCAGCGGCTGGGCGTGGCTGATTGAAGACGGCGGCAAGCTGAGCGTAATGAAAACGCCCAATGCCGAAAATCCTATGGTCCATGGCAAGAAAGCGCTGCTCACCGTTGATGTCTGGGAGCATGCCTATTACCTGGACTATCAAAACCGTCGGCCGGATTTTGTGCAGACCTTTATCGATAAGCTGATCAACTGGGACTTTGTGAATCTAAACCTCAAGTAA
- a CDS encoding 1-acyl-sn-glycerol-3-phosphate acyltransferase — protein sequence MAVRSQNSIYVLLRSLLVWALMVLWTLIIGILLLPFMILRIGAVIHFTGHYWARLGLWMAGMRVHVENPEKLWRGGPTIFISNHQSMLDILVFFRELRLPFAWMAKASLFKIPIIGWGMSAAGYIPVERGNREKSLGSLYKAADKVREGQSVIVFPEGTRGHPDGTMHAFKKGGFILAKRAGVVIQPLTISGAAALMPPKQKVSLQRVYAGDIYLVIHDPILPEEYADASVEDLMQQIRAIVERPLDRLRQIAAALAR from the coding sequence ATGGCGGTTCGCAGTCAAAATTCCATCTACGTATTGCTGCGTTCGCTGCTGGTCTGGGCGCTGATGGTGCTCTGGACACTGATCATTGGCATCCTGCTTTTGCCCTTCATGATCCTGCGCATCGGCGCGGTGATCCACTTTACCGGCCACTACTGGGCCCGTCTTGGACTCTGGATGGCGGGGATGCGCGTGCATGTGGAAAATCCAGAGAAGCTCTGGCGCGGCGGTCCAACCATCTTCATTTCCAATCACCAGAGCATGCTTGATATCCTGGTATTTTTTCGCGAATTGCGTCTGCCCTTTGCCTGGATGGCCAAGGCCTCGCTGTTCAAGATTCCGATCATTGGCTGGGGGATGAGCGCTGCCGGATACATTCCCGTGGAGCGAGGCAATCGCGAAAAGTCGCTGGGATCGCTGTACAAGGCGGCGGACAAGGTGCGCGAAGGTCAGTCGGTGATTGTTTTTCCGGAGGGTACGCGCGGCCATCCAGACGGAACGATGCATGCTTTCAAAAAGGGCGGCTTTATACTGGCCAAGCGAGCGGGCGTCGTGATCCAGCCGCTGACCATCTCCGGCGCCGCCGCTCTGATGCCTCCCAAGCAGAAGGTCAGCCTGCAGCGTGTCTATGCTGGCGACATCTACCTGGTCATTCATGATCCCATACTTCCCGAGGAATATGCCGACGCCTCGGTAGAGGACCTGATGCAGCAGATTCGCGCTATTGTCGAGCGGCCGCTGGATCGACTGCGCCAGATCGCCGCGGCGCTGGCGCGATGA
- a CDS encoding 4Fe-4S binding protein codes for MRRDEFFTRGWKVALGDWMRTPLGGILDRRLSGLANFLSPRGLQQIAEEAGVAGQPAYESDRNFSRPPGADAQRFHELCTACGDCIRACPYGVLFSQGPKSGPLLEPNLLACRLCQDYPCIEACATGALVELPADVLPRFGQATAEAEACVNARPPEKGRRRRLCRECIESCPVEGAVSLRRSGVAQISEHCTGCGICVAHCPGGAIHVTVGE; via the coding sequence ATGCGCCGCGATGAATTCTTTACCCGCGGCTGGAAGGTGGCGCTGGGCGATTGGATGCGCACGCCGCTGGGCGGCATCCTGGACCGTCGCCTGAGCGGCCTGGCAAATTTCCTTTCGCCGCGCGGTCTGCAGCAGATTGCAGAGGAGGCTGGCGTCGCCGGACAGCCGGCCTACGAAAGCGATCGTAACTTCTCGCGGCCGCCTGGCGCAGATGCGCAGCGCTTCCATGAGCTCTGCACGGCCTGCGGCGATTGCATTCGGGCCTGCCCCTATGGCGTACTGTTCAGCCAGGGGCCAAAGAGTGGTCCCTTGCTGGAGCCCAATCTGCTGGCCTGTCGGCTCTGTCAGGACTATCCCTGCATTGAGGCCTGTGCGACCGGCGCTCTGGTCGAGCTTCCGGCCGATGTTCTGCCACGCTTTGGTCAGGCCACGGCGGAGGCAGAGGCTTGCGTAAATGCACGGCCTCCGGAAAAAGGCCGCCGACGGCGCCTGTGTCGGGAGTGCATAGAGAGCTGTCCGGTGGAGGGCGCCGTTTCCTTGCGGCGCAGCGGCGTGGCGCAAATCTCCGAACACTGTACGGGCTGCGGCATCTGTGTAGCGCACTGCCCCGGCGGCGCAATTCATGTAACGGTGGGCGAGTAG
- a CDS encoding enoyl-CoA hydratase/isomerase family protein produces the protein MSTVQIEKKERYSILTIDRPQALNALNATVLSELKHAVQAVAGQPDQRAIIVTGAGAKAFVAGADIAAMQEMSSGDAHQFAQLGHACMNAIAHSRLISVAAVNGFALGGGMELALACDMRFGADSARVGLPEVTLGLIPGFGGTQRLARLVGAGLAMEIILSGEMILAPRAAEIGLLNRIYPAAQLLEETEKFVQTMLSGKSFVAQASARRVIAEGLDQSLARGLETEIEFFAELFKGEHPRLGMSAFLSKQKPDF, from the coding sequence ATGTCGACCGTTCAAATTGAGAAGAAAGAGCGCTACAGTATCCTGACTATCGATCGGCCGCAGGCGCTCAATGCACTCAATGCCACAGTACTCAGCGAATTGAAGCATGCCGTGCAGGCCGTCGCCGGACAGCCGGATCAGCGCGCCATCATTGTTACCGGCGCAGGCGCCAAAGCCTTTGTTGCCGGCGCGGACATCGCTGCCATGCAGGAGATGAGTTCCGGCGATGCTCATCAATTTGCGCAACTGGGTCACGCCTGCATGAACGCCATTGCCCACTCAAGGCTGATCTCCGTGGCCGCCGTCAACGGCTTTGCGCTGGGCGGCGGCATGGAGTTGGCTCTGGCCTGCGATATGCGCTTTGGCGCAGATAGCGCGCGCGTGGGACTGCCGGAGGTAACGCTGGGTTTGATACCGGGCTTCGGCGGCACGCAACGCCTGGCGCGCCTGGTGGGCGCGGGGCTCGCCATGGAAATCATTCTCAGCGGCGAGATGATTCTTGCCCCGCGTGCGGCGGAGATTGGGCTCTTGAACCGCATCTATCCGGCGGCGCAACTGCTCGAGGAAACAGAAAAGTTTGTACAAACGATGCTCAGCGGAAAGTCCTTCGTAGCGCAAGCATCCGCGCGGCGCGTCATTGCTGAAGGACTCGACCAAAGTCTGGCGCGCGGACTGGAGACAGAGATTGAGTTTTTTGCGGAGCTCTTCAAGGGCGAACATCCGCGTCTGGGAATGAGCGCCTTCCTCTCCAAACAAAAGCCGGATTTCTAA
- a CDS encoding EAL domain-containing protein, translating to MSSSESTNGIEDLQYPSAWSERVRPFFQPIVDLDTLSIFGFEQLGRLRDGAGFSSMGPIFQSIHGGGAEAMARALAADLELQKQGLQSFRQQGAGLLFINVNPRLLEYQFAEQEFHPDTFPLSQMARAMDVPASRIVLEITEEDFAAERLTLTAMVNGLKEYGFLIAVDDLGAKMSGLSRLALLEPDIIKVDLEFMRNSRSHSGYRKLLTAIAFVADRLGSTLLFEGIEEEEELMGALQMGGRLVQGYFLGRPGAEFGKDGGYGEMLRPIMENYTRYRIAELVHAELQLDQNLQDLVDFIDSLQRSSAEDLNEQLRQAIGHAPASARELTIFDASGNQASSCFVREDEQWRIAHAPPRNISWRTFFQRTLAQYRSRGRRYNISEAYQEKRSGDLRASVAVVLGDERVLLVELDWNE from the coding sequence ATGAGTTCATCCGAATCGACAAACGGTATTGAAGATCTTCAATATCCATCGGCCTGGAGCGAGAGGGTTCGTCCTTTCTTCCAACCGATTGTAGATCTGGATACTCTATCAATATTTGGCTTTGAACAACTGGGGCGACTGCGCGATGGGGCGGGCTTCAGTTCCATGGGCCCGATTTTTCAGAGCATCCATGGCGGCGGGGCTGAAGCCATGGCCCGCGCGCTGGCAGCCGATCTCGAGTTGCAGAAGCAGGGCTTGCAGAGTTTTCGTCAGCAGGGCGCCGGCCTGCTTTTCATCAACGTGAATCCGCGTTTGCTGGAGTACCAGTTTGCGGAGCAGGAGTTTCATCCTGATACATTTCCGCTTTCGCAAATGGCCCGCGCCATGGATGTGCCAGCATCGCGCATTGTACTGGAAATTACGGAGGAGGATTTTGCCGCCGAACGTTTGACGCTGACGGCCATGGTCAACGGACTCAAGGAGTACGGCTTTCTGATCGCGGTGGACGACCTCGGCGCCAAGATGAGCGGACTTTCCCGTCTGGCTCTGCTGGAGCCGGATATCATCAAGGTCGACCTGGAGTTCATGCGCAATTCGCGCAGCCACAGCGGCTATCGCAAGTTGCTGACAGCAATCGCGTTCGTCGCCGATCGTCTGGGCTCGACCTTGCTCTTTGAGGGCATCGAGGAAGAGGAAGAGCTGATGGGCGCTCTGCAGATGGGCGGCCGCCTGGTGCAGGGCTATTTTTTGGGAAGGCCAGGCGCCGAATTCGGCAAGGACGGCGGCTACGGAGAAATGCTGCGCCCGATCATGGAGAACTATACCCGGTATCGTATTGCGGAGCTGGTCCATGCCGAGCTGCAGCTCGATCAGAATCTACAGGACCTCGTGGACTTCATCGACAGCCTGCAGCGCAGCAGCGCCGAGGACCTCAACGAGCAGCTGCGTCAGGCCATTGGTCACGCGCCCGCTTCGGCCCGCGAGCTGACGATCTTTGACGCCTCCGGCAATCAGGCCTCCAGTTGCTTTGTACGCGAGGATGAGCAATGGCGGATTGCCCATGCCCCGCCGCGCAATATCAGCTGGCGCACTTTTTTTCAGCGCACACTTGCCCAGTATCGCAGTCGCGGCCGTCGCTACAACATCAGCGAAGCCTATCAGGAGAAGCGCTCTGGCGATCTGCGCGCTTCGGTAGCGGTTGTTCTTGGCGACGAGCGCGTATTGCTGGTAGAACTGGACTGGAACGAGTAG
- a CDS encoding aldolase — translation MTPSFASLREQLRELHSAGFLCALKTGTEVEDMSFDEIRLLRAISDQIIPLYVKVGGPEARNDIREMARIGVDAIIAPMIESHYALAKFIETLHDVLGASGYERMQKGVNLETIVGFRNLNEILKSAEARELDQLTAARSDLSGSMGLSADDDRVLELCSIIVAHARENDLRTSVGGGIHTPAVERIIERVRPETVNTRHMVMPCRALLGRVNEGVERNLEFEVKLYQYLASMPSPRQKRHGERARVIASRMQQGQTAPAAGLPISG, via the coding sequence ATGACGCCCAGCTTTGCCAGTCTTCGCGAGCAGCTCCGCGAGCTTCATTCCGCCGGATTCCTCTGTGCGCTAAAAACAGGCACTGAAGTCGAGGATATGTCCTTCGATGAAATCAGGCTGCTGCGCGCCATCAGCGACCAAATCATCCCGCTCTACGTCAAGGTTGGCGGGCCAGAGGCGCGCAACGATATACGTGAAATGGCGCGCATTGGCGTGGATGCCATCATAGCGCCGATGATTGAATCACACTACGCTCTTGCAAAATTCATTGAAACTTTGCACGATGTGCTGGGCGCCTCCGGCTATGAGCGCATGCAGAAGGGCGTAAATCTGGAGACCATCGTCGGCTTTCGCAATTTGAATGAAATACTGAAATCGGCCGAAGCCCGCGAGCTGGACCAGTTGACGGCGGCGCGCTCCGATCTTTCCGGTTCGATGGGCCTTTCTGCCGACGATGACCGCGTCCTCGAACTCTGCTCGATCATTGTGGCCCACGCGCGTGAAAATGACCTGCGCACTTCCGTCGGCGGCGGAATCCACACGCCGGCCGTAGAGCGCATCATTGAGCGCGTCCGACCGGAAACGGTCAATACCCGCCACATGGTCATGCCTTGCCGTGCGCTGCTGGGCCGCGTCAATGAAGGCGTTGAGCGCAATCTCGAATTCGAAGTCAAATTGTATCAATACCTTGCCAGTATGCCCTCGCCCAGGCAAAAACGCCACGGCGAGCGGGCCCGCGTGATCGCAAGCCGTATGCAGCAAGGGCAGACTGCGCCGGCGGCCGGACTGCCGATTTCGGGTTGA
- a CDS encoding HAD family phosphatase, producing the protein MQCRSVLFDLEGVLLDSEAIWDRLHQALFASAGLQYERQLWKPRLAGLSNAKASAALGEALPMSPDAIAAWRMRTMNAMLLEGARWLPGAQDALLHLPPQCPRALTTAMAAQLFAGVDLRLGLRPLLAGPVFLAASLRLEKASGALFLYVARCLSLKARECLVIEDAPLAAAGARKAGMRVLALGTTFPRQAFGACDEFFSDWPAARRQSQLLPRP; encoded by the coding sequence GTGCAATGCCGCAGCGTGCTCTTCGATCTGGAAGGCGTCTTGCTGGATAGCGAAGCGATCTGGGATCGGCTGCATCAGGCGCTCTTTGCCAGCGCCGGCTTGCAGTACGAGCGCCAGCTGTGGAAACCGCGCCTGGCCGGTCTGAGCAATGCCAAAGCCAGCGCAGCGCTGGGCGAGGCTCTGCCGATGTCGCCGGACGCGATTGCAGCATGGCGTATGCGAACAATGAACGCCATGCTCCTGGAAGGTGCGCGCTGGCTGCCCGGGGCGCAAGATGCGCTACTCCATCTTCCGCCGCAATGTCCGCGCGCGCTGACTACTGCCATGGCGGCGCAGCTTTTTGCAGGCGTCGATTTGCGCCTGGGCTTGCGGCCGCTGCTGGCCGGACCGGTTTTTTTGGCCGCCAGCCTCCGCCTGGAGAAGGCCAGTGGAGCGCTGTTTCTGTACGTGGCGCGCTGTTTGAGTCTTAAGGCGCGCGAGTGTCTGGTCATTGAAGATGCGCCGCTGGCCGCAGCGGGCGCCCGGAAAGCCGGGATGCGCGTGCTGGCGCTGGGGACCACGTTTCCGCGTCAGGCCTTTGGAGCCTGCGATGAATTTTTCTCCGATTGGCCTGCCGCCAGGCGACAGTCGCAACTTCTGCCGCGTCCTTAG
- a CDS encoding diguanylate cyclase — translation MQRRWRALHGPGEQERILASLSELIADPDDASEASLQRRLVRGLAAALNAEFACLAVVEEGESLALRPVARQLPADADDAQVKLASDAVFSGIFQEELRLVSDHAARKVGGAEGAAALASLGLRSCAALALFDHRRQPLGALAVASRRAFQDPDATLSIARLFAGRAAAELQRERTQRRLEATEHDFRQLMEHAADGIVVTDVGGRIQFVNERICEMVGASAAELRGRFFRDFLQEDEARLLAFDHKRLSRDHSVSLLRSLRRADGSERPIEVSANRLSDGRIMAIIRDVSERLRAEQERKSYLETLALLEEAVVELDAQCRIVRVSDSWRRLFKNQSEEGPVGRPLEESIHPDYQYYLSQNLQRALKGERQQATIQAPAPLSNGSNMWLEGKFVPLQREGKVVGLRGVLRDVTLDHLNDRQISFYAYYDNLTGLPNRIRMEENLTRGLIRAEHGGQRLALGIIDLDKLDEINSSFGHRIGDKALLHVCDQIRAAPGGGENLYRWSGDKFVVILSELSDLDTLKAIGARLVDACQQSLDVEGEQIRISCSIGFAVYPDDGLTAEILMGQADRALSHAKAQGGSNYQLARSAPQKGLQREQLAMRNRLATAIANREITAFF, via the coding sequence ATGCAAAGGCGCTGGCGGGCGCTGCATGGACCCGGCGAGCAAGAGCGGATTCTGGCATCGCTCAGCGAACTGATTGCAGACCCCGATGATGCCAGCGAAGCATCGCTTCAACGCCGCCTGGTGCGCGGACTGGCGGCAGCGCTCAATGCAGAGTTTGCTTGCCTGGCGGTCGTGGAAGAGGGCGAGTCGCTTGCACTTCGTCCGGTCGCCCGCCAGCTGCCGGCCGATGCCGACGACGCCCAGGTGAAGCTTGCATCCGATGCAGTCTTTTCCGGGATCTTTCAGGAAGAATTGCGCCTGGTTTCGGACCATGCAGCGCGGAAAGTAGGCGGCGCCGAGGGCGCCGCAGCGCTTGCGTCGCTAGGCCTGCGCAGTTGTGCAGCGCTGGCGCTCTTTGACCATCGCCGCCAGCCGCTGGGCGCGCTGGCCGTCGCCTCGCGTCGCGCCTTCCAGGACCCGGACGCGACGCTGTCCATCGCCCGTTTGTTTGCCGGTCGCGCCGCTGCCGAGCTGCAGCGCGAACGCACACAGCGTCGGCTGGAAGCCACCGAGCACGATTTCCGTCAGTTGATGGAGCATGCGGCGGATGGAATCGTAGTAACAGATGTTGGCGGCCGCATTCAATTTGTGAATGAACGCATCTGCGAGATGGTTGGCGCCAGCGCCGCGGAATTGCGCGGCCGTTTCTTCCGCGATTTCTTGCAAGAGGATGAGGCGCGCCTGCTGGCCTTTGATCACAAACGTCTCAGTCGCGATCACAGCGTCTCGCTGCTGCGCAGCTTGCGTCGCGCCGACGGCAGCGAACGGCCGATTGAAGTTAGCGCCAATCGCTTGAGCGATGGCCGGATCATGGCGATCATCCGCGACGTCAGCGAACGGTTGCGCGCCGAGCAGGAGCGCAAGTCCTATCTGGAAACGCTGGCGCTGCTGGAAGAAGCGGTCGTTGAACTCGATGCCCAATGTCGGATTGTTCGCGTGAGCGATTCCTGGCGGCGCCTGTTCAAGAATCAGAGCGAGGAAGGACCTGTTGGCCGTCCTCTGGAAGAGAGCATTCACCCCGATTACCAGTACTACCTGTCGCAGAATCTGCAGCGAGCGCTGAAGGGCGAGCGGCAGCAGGCGACAATTCAGGCGCCGGCGCCGCTGTCAAACGGCAGTAACATGTGGTTGGAGGGGAAGTTCGTGCCCCTCCAGCGCGAGGGGAAGGTGGTCGGTTTGCGCGGGGTATTGCGCGATGTTACCCTGGACCACCTGAATGATCGACAGATCTCCTTTTACGCCTACTATGATAATCTCACCGGATTGCCCAATCGAATTCGAATGGAAGAGAATCTGACGCGCGGTCTGATTCGCGCCGAACATGGCGGCCAGAGATTGGCTCTTGGCATCATTGACCTCGACAAGCTGGACGAAATCAACAGCTCCTTCGGTCATCGCATTGGCGATAAGGCGCTGCTGCACGTCTGCGATCAGATTCGCGCCGCGCCAGGCGGCGGCGAGAACCTTTATCGCTGGAGCGGCGATAAGTTCGTTGTTATTCTTTCGGAACTCTCAGACCTGGATACGTTAAAGGCGATTGGGGCAAGATTGGTTGATGCCTGCCAACAATCCCTGGACGTCGAAGGCGAGCAGATTCGCATCTCCTGCAGCATTGGCTTTGCAGTGTATCCAGACGACGGCTTGACCGCCGAGATTTTGATGGGCCAGGCCGATCGGGCGCTGAGCCACGCCAAGGCGCAGGGCGGATCAAACTACCAGCTGGCCAGATCAGCGCCACAGAAGGGGCTGCAGCGAGAGCAACTGGCGATGCGCAACCGTCTGGCAACGGCCATTGCCAATCGCGAGATCACCGCATTTTTTTAA